From Pseudorca crassidens isolate mPseCra1 chromosome 15, mPseCra1.hap1, whole genome shotgun sequence, one genomic window encodes:
- the CTCFL gene encoding transcriptional repressor CTCFL isoform X3, translated as MAGTEISVPPEQFTKSKEPGLITEKALEEEEEGVCRAREHPSSEELEAESTHGALQAKIPGDELELLLAIPEEGEKHILTLQMVHLTSEDAELQNLAPQHQEEVQGTVQQAGSGLQSLVWLGEGSQQSPHQCVTISIQEEVYLLQEVEVMQFHVLEENVTGASEDSKCAVSLAESSGSRKLEKGQEEERLLAEGGSSEETEGQFLLLEVRPGDEERVEIVLTISPLNIEKPALGQARVEEANATESQKETKEGKRTFHCDICTFTSSRISSLNRHMKTHTNEKPYTCHLCLKAFRTVTVLRNHINTHTGTRPYKCGDCDMAFVTSGERARHRRYKHTHEKPFKCSMCKYASVEASKLKRHIRSHTGERPFQCHLCSYAGKDACKVKRHMRTHSEATFKRALQEIP; from the exons ATGGCAGGGACCGAGATCTCTGTCCCTCCGGAGCAGTTCACCAAAAGCAAAGAACCAGGGTTGATAACAGAAAAAgccctggaggaggaagaagaaggggtGTGCAGAGCGAGGGAACACCCAAGCTCTGAAGAGTTAGAGGCCGAGAGCACCCACGGGGCCCTCCAGGCCAAGATCCCAGGGGACGAGCTGGAGCTCCTGCTGGCCATCCCGGAGGAGGGCGAGAAGCACATCCTGACCCTGCAGATGGTGCACTTGACCTCCGAAGATGCAGAGCTGCAGAACCTGGCACCACAGCACCAGGAAGAGGTGCAGGGGACGGTGCAGCAGGCTGGTAGTGGGCTGCAGTCACTGGTGTGGCTTGGGGAGGGGTCCCAGCAGAGCCCGCACCAGTGTGTCACCATTAGCATCCAGGAGGAGGTGTACCTGCTGCAGGAGGTGGAGGTGATGCAGTTTCATGTTCTGGAGGAGAATGTGACCGGGGCCAGTGAAGACAGTAAGTGTGCAGTGAGCCTGGCAGAAAGCTCTGGATCTAGAAAG CTTGAGAAAGGTCAGGAAGAGGAACGGCTGCTGGCTGAAGGTGGATCCAGTGAAGAAACAGAAGGgcagtttcttcttctggaagtGAGACCAGGAGATGAAGAAAGAGTTGAAATTGTTCTGACAATTTCACCCTTAAATATTGAGAAACCTGCACTGGGTCAAGCACGTGTTGAAGAAGCCAACGCTACAGAAAGTCAAAAAGAGACAAAGG AAGGAAAACGAACCTTCCACTGTGACATCTGCACGTTCACCTCTTCTAGAATTTCGAGTTTGAATCGTCATATGAAAACTCACACCAATGAAAAGCCTTATACGTGTCACCTTTGCCTGAAAGCTTTCCGTACTGTTACTGTCCTTCGGAATCATATCAACACCCATACAG GAACCAGGCCCTACAAGTGTGGTGACTGTGACATGGCATTTGTCACCAGCGGAGAACGTGCCCGACACAGACGTTATAAACACACTCACGAGAAGCCCtttaaatgttccatgtgcaagTACGCTAGCGTAGAG GCAAGTAAGTTGAAGCGCCACATCCGTTCGCACACGGGCGAGCGCCCCTTTCAGTGCCATCTCTGCAGCTACGCCGGCAAAGACGCCTGCAAGGTGAAACGGCACATGAGGACGCATTCCG